One Arthrobacter sp. StoSoilB20 DNA segment encodes these proteins:
- a CDS encoding multidrug effflux MFS transporter, with translation MIVTSPIAPGDSLSRREKLVYILLLGALTALGPFTIDLYLPAFPALEESFDVSAAAIQLTLTGTTVGFGLGQLVVGPFSDKVGRRLPLILATAVHIGSSLGAALATDIGMLSLFRVLMGIGAAGGGVVAMAMVRDLFHGYSMVRMFSRMSLVNGLAPILAPVIGSQLLLAFPWPGIFYFLAAYGLMVILASIFFIRETLPAEQRGKSTITVGQRYKSVLTDRIFVGMVLVGSLNFGGLFAYLSASTFLFQNVYGFSPQEYGILFGINSLGIVAGVQISSRLIRRVAPQWIVAGATVFMLFTALVIVVLDLLHVGLWGILIPLWFYICATGFMFPCVQVLSLANHGAQAGTAASLLGASQFMMAGIVPPVVGWLGVSSAVPMGSVMAVCITGAIAALWLVVRPRTVPSIH, from the coding sequence ATGATCGTGACCTCTCCCATTGCTCCGGGCGACTCCCTGAGCCGACGCGAAAAACTTGTCTACATTCTCCTGCTGGGTGCACTGACCGCGCTGGGTCCCTTCACGATCGACCTTTACCTCCCGGCGTTCCCGGCGCTGGAGGAAAGTTTCGATGTCTCCGCCGCGGCCATCCAGCTCACGTTGACCGGTACCACCGTAGGTTTTGGGCTCGGCCAGCTGGTGGTGGGTCCGTTCAGCGATAAAGTGGGGCGCCGCCTTCCGCTGATCCTCGCCACTGCCGTGCACATCGGCTCGTCCCTCGGAGCAGCGCTGGCAACAGACATTGGGATGCTCTCGCTTTTCCGTGTCCTGATGGGAATCGGCGCGGCCGGCGGTGGCGTGGTGGCCATGGCCATGGTCCGGGACCTCTTCCACGGCTACTCCATGGTCCGCATGTTTTCAAGGATGTCACTGGTCAATGGCCTGGCCCCGATTCTTGCCCCCGTCATCGGATCGCAGCTGCTCCTGGCGTTTCCGTGGCCCGGCATTTTCTACTTCCTGGCCGCCTACGGCCTGATGGTGATCCTTGCCTCCATCTTCTTCATCAGGGAGACACTGCCCGCAGAGCAGCGCGGCAAATCCACCATCACAGTGGGTCAGCGCTACAAATCGGTCCTGACGGACCGGATCTTCGTGGGCATGGTACTGGTGGGAAGCCTGAACTTCGGTGGCTTGTTTGCCTACCTCTCTGCGTCCACCTTCCTGTTCCAGAATGTCTACGGATTCTCGCCCCAGGAATACGGAATCCTGTTCGGTATCAACTCCCTGGGCATTGTTGCCGGTGTCCAGATCAGTTCACGCCTGATCCGCCGCGTGGCCCCGCAGTGGATCGTTGCGGGGGCAACGGTCTTCATGCTGTTCACAGCCCTCGTGATCGTGGTGCTGGACCTTCTGCACGTTGGCCTCTGGGGCATCCTCATTCCGTTGTGGTTCTACATCTGCGCGACCGGCTTCATGTTCCCCTGTGTCCAGGTCTTGTCCCTCGCGAACCACGGCGCCCAGGCAGGCACCGCAGCCTCCCTCCTGGGAGCATCCCAGTTCATGATGGCCGGAATCGTCCCGCCGGTAGTTGGCTGGCTGGGCGTAAGCTCCGCTGTTCCCATGGGTTCAGTCATGGCTGTGTGCATCACCGGCGCGATCGCTGCCCTCTGGCTGGTGGTCCGCCCGCGCACCGTTCCCTCCATCCATTAG
- a CDS encoding phage holin family protein, which yields MSGRHTGRTSQGPAIRTLPKTLKLVARLAPRQINDEIALAKVELKRKATQVGIAGAFFGVALVFLALLVIALVVAAILGLATIMPGWLAALIVAAFFLIVVTIASLIGIAKFKKAMPLVPEDTIRGIKHDLGIAKEGSDFDESILDPSSPAAKAAKAQKEAAAEKAKAEKAAKEAAKEADAVKAPTEAELRSRLKKRREHLTGVRDELGEQLDVKKQGQALLAGANEKFTEGKDFAAAKFAALGDSVPESLTERLAARWKDLAAFATAAVVFVVALRKLLKK from the coding sequence ATGAGTGGACGTCACACCGGCCGGACCAGTCAAGGACCAGCCATTCGTACTTTGCCGAAGACCCTCAAGCTCGTTGCGCGGTTGGCACCACGCCAAATCAACGACGAAATTGCGTTGGCCAAGGTCGAGCTCAAGCGCAAGGCAACCCAGGTTGGCATAGCCGGTGCCTTCTTTGGCGTGGCCCTTGTGTTCCTTGCCCTTTTGGTCATCGCCCTTGTTGTTGCCGCCATCCTGGGCCTGGCAACCATCATGCCGGGCTGGCTCGCGGCGCTGATCGTTGCAGCATTCTTCCTGATCGTTGTGACCATTGCGTCCCTGATCGGAATTGCCAAGTTCAAGAAGGCCATGCCGCTGGTCCCCGAAGACACCATCCGGGGCATCAAGCACGATCTTGGAATTGCCAAGGAAGGCTCGGACTTCGACGAATCCATCCTGGATCCCAGTTCGCCCGCCGCCAAGGCAGCGAAGGCCCAAAAGGAAGCAGCTGCCGAGAAGGCCAAGGCTGAGAAAGCTGCGAAGGAAGCTGCCAAGGAAGCGGACGCAGTCAAGGCACCCACGGAAGCGGAACTTCGCTCGCGCCTGAAGAAGCGTCGCGAGCACCTCACCGGGGTCCGCGACGAACTCGGTGAGCAGTTGGACGTCAAGAAGCAGGGCCAGGCCCTGCTGGCGGGGGCCAACGAAAAGTTCACCGAGGGCAAGGACTTCGCTGCGGCAAAGTTTGCTGCCTTGGGAGACTCCGTCCCCGAAAGCCTGACCGAACGGCTCGCCGCCCGGTGGAAGGACCTCGCCGCGTTTGCCACTGCCGCCGTGGTCTTCGTTGTAGCCCTGCGGAAGCTGCTGAAAAAGTAG
- a CDS encoding CDP-alcohol phosphatidyltransferase family protein — MRLIGAGSNPDRPQVDHDLIFTVPNILTVLRFMGVPLFVWLVLSEQEYGFAVLVLVIMGSTDWVDGYIARRFDQTSKLGRILDPMADRAALLAVAFTLAVAGVVQWWYLAALLVPDAILAIASLIYFRSHPDLPVSIIGKIRTALLLLGTPLLVLSKLPIPFTEVYFVAAWTFLGLGLLGHWIAAYNYFWAILRKGKELKNDDGGHG, encoded by the coding sequence GTGAGATTGATCGGTGCTGGTTCAAATCCTGATCGGCCGCAAGTCGACCACGACCTCATCTTCACTGTCCCCAACATCCTCACGGTCCTCCGTTTCATGGGGGTCCCCTTGTTCGTGTGGCTCGTTTTATCGGAGCAGGAGTATGGGTTCGCTGTCCTGGTGCTCGTCATCATGGGCAGCACCGATTGGGTGGACGGCTACATCGCAAGGCGTTTCGACCAGACCTCCAAGCTGGGACGCATCCTTGATCCGATGGCTGACCGCGCCGCGCTCCTGGCCGTAGCATTCACGTTGGCCGTGGCCGGCGTCGTGCAGTGGTGGTATTTGGCGGCCCTGCTGGTGCCCGATGCCATCCTGGCCATTGCTTCCCTGATCTACTTCCGCAGCCACCCGGACCTTCCGGTGAGCATCATCGGAAAAATCCGTACGGCGCTGCTGCTGCTCGGCACGCCCCTGCTGGTCCTCTCCAAATTGCCCATTCCGTTCACCGAGGTCTACTTCGTAGCCGCCTGGACCTTCCTGGGTCTCGGGCTTCTGGGACACTGGATTGCGGCTTACAACTATTTCTGGGCCATCTTGCGTAAGGGTAAAGAACTGAAAAACGACGACGGCGGACACGGCTGA
- a CDS encoding DMT family transporter, with translation MVWLAVFLAVLGAFFLAIGAQRQGSAVKADTGGLALSSNGFLRLLRNPRWMLGLLFLALGMVMNAIALVSAPLTVVQPIGAIALVITTVVNAKDQGLSINRATVVAISACVTGSALFVLLAVFVTQENHHVNSEDELTIVLLLALAVGIFGTLAVLFKHRMSAFVYILGAGVLFGFVAVLTRIIGKHLLDPNGLFLLNVQWYTLIAIAAAGGLGSWFVQSAYSGGPPDLVIAGLTVIDPMVGIAIGIVILGELRPDVHAVMAIAMAVAATLAIVGVIALSRHHPEVTKRKKDAKAAANKKA, from the coding sequence ATGGTCTGGCTGGCGGTTTTCCTTGCGGTGCTTGGTGCCTTTTTTCTGGCAATAGGCGCCCAACGGCAGGGCAGCGCGGTCAAAGCCGATACCGGCGGCCTGGCCCTGAGTTCAAACGGTTTCCTGAGGCTCCTGCGCAATCCCCGCTGGATGCTCGGGTTGTTGTTCCTTGCCCTTGGAATGGTGATGAACGCGATCGCCTTGGTCTCCGCCCCGCTCACCGTGGTTCAGCCCATTGGTGCCATTGCCCTGGTGATCACCACGGTGGTCAACGCCAAGGACCAGGGCCTGAGCATCAACCGGGCAACTGTAGTGGCCATCAGCGCGTGCGTCACGGGTTCGGCATTGTTCGTGCTGCTGGCCGTCTTCGTCACCCAGGAGAACCATCACGTCAACAGTGAGGACGAACTGACCATTGTCCTGCTGCTGGCTCTGGCAGTGGGCATCTTCGGGACCCTGGCCGTACTTTTCAAGCACCGCATGAGCGCCTTTGTGTACATTCTGGGAGCCGGGGTCCTCTTCGGATTTGTTGCCGTGCTGACGCGGATCATCGGCAAGCACCTGCTCGACCCCAACGGCCTGTTCCTGCTCAACGTCCAGTGGTACACCCTGATCGCCATCGCGGCCGCCGGGGGACTTGGCTCCTGGTTCGTGCAGAGCGCCTACTCAGGTGGCCCGCCGGACCTGGTCATAGCAGGACTGACCGTGATCGACCCGATGGTAGGCATCGCCATCGGCATTGTGATCCTTGGTGAGCTTCGTCCCGATGTCCACGCCGTCATGGCTATCGCCATGGCTGTGGCGGCAACGCTTGCTATCGTGGGGGTTATTGCCCTGAGCCGGCACCACCCGGAAGTCACCAAACGCAAGAAGGACGCGAAGGCGGCCGCCAACAAGAAGGCTTAG
- a CDS encoding glycosyltransferase: MTIPDTTKPLTLLIAADTYPPHVNGAAQFGYRLAKGMTARGHNVHVLACRPDTGKSYTEFRDEATVHRLRSHGVFTHEYFRICFPWEIKKEISLLFDKVQPDVVHIQSHYMIGEHVLYEAVKRGIRVVATNHFMPENLNPFLPFPQWFKDIVGRISWKDMGKVMGQADVVTTPTPLAAKAMHQHAFLRKVLPLSNGIDSSAYELQPGETIEPHANPTVLFAGRLAEEKHVNVLIDAVAKTPRELNVHLEIVGGGEVRPALEAQVAKLGLGDRVRFLGLASDEDLREAYIKADIFCMPGTAELQSLVTLEAMSASTPVLLADAMALPHLVRDGENGYLFTPNNSDELAAKITKLVELPKHELEAMGKLSREMVEPHSINGTLQTFEDLYRGASYEDKVV; this comes from the coding sequence GTGACCATTCCCGACACCACCAAGCCCCTTACCCTTCTGATTGCGGCCGATACATATCCGCCGCACGTCAACGGCGCCGCCCAGTTCGGCTACCGCCTGGCCAAGGGGATGACGGCACGTGGACACAACGTGCACGTGTTGGCCTGCCGTCCGGACACGGGCAAAAGCTACACAGAGTTCCGCGACGAAGCCACAGTCCACCGGCTGCGTTCGCACGGCGTTTTCACTCATGAGTACTTCCGTATTTGTTTTCCGTGGGAGATCAAAAAGGAAATCAGCCTTTTGTTCGACAAAGTCCAGCCGGACGTCGTCCACATCCAAAGCCACTACATGATCGGCGAGCACGTCCTGTACGAGGCCGTGAAGCGCGGTATCCGCGTTGTTGCCACGAACCACTTCATGCCGGAGAACCTGAACCCGTTCCTGCCGTTCCCGCAGTGGTTCAAGGACATTGTTGGCCGCATCTCCTGGAAAGACATGGGCAAGGTCATGGGCCAGGCGGACGTGGTCACCACACCCACGCCCCTGGCTGCCAAAGCCATGCACCAGCACGCCTTCCTGCGCAAGGTCCTGCCGCTCTCCAACGGCATTGACTCCTCGGCCTACGAGCTCCAGCCTGGCGAGACCATTGAGCCTCACGCCAATCCCACGGTCCTGTTCGCCGGGCGTTTGGCAGAAGAAAAGCACGTCAACGTCCTGATTGACGCCGTGGCCAAGACCCCGCGCGAACTGAACGTCCACCTGGAAATTGTGGGCGGCGGCGAAGTCCGTCCCGCCCTTGAGGCACAGGTGGCCAAGCTGGGGCTGGGGGACCGGGTAAGGTTCCTCGGTCTGGCAAGCGACGAAGACCTGCGCGAGGCTTACATCAAGGCCGACATCTTCTGCATGCCCGGTACTGCTGAGCTCCAGTCCCTGGTGACCTTGGAGGCGATGTCTGCTTCCACTCCCGTGCTGCTGGCCGATGCCATGGCCCTGCCACACCTGGTTCGTGACGGTGAAAACGGCTACCTTTTCACGCCCAACAACAGCGACGAACTGGCAGCCAAGATCACCAAGCTGGTGGAGCTTCCCAAGCACGAGCTGGAAGCCATGGGCAAGCTGAGCCGGGAGATGGTGGAACCGCACAGCATCAACGGCACCCTCCAGACCTTCGAGGACCTCTACCGCGGGGCCTCCTACGAGGACAAGGTCGTGTGA
- a CDS encoding acyl-CoA dehydrogenase family protein, producing the protein MSNAAFDAANLPYADGDFYAFEQMLTGKEQDRLAEVREFLAREVKPIAVDCWNRGEFPMDLIPKLGELDLVSPVRRQGYSNLFAGMLHAEVTRADASIATFMGVHDGLFTGSIEALASQEQKDAWLPEIYSLKKIGAFGLTEPLGGSDVAGGTRTTARRDGDNWILNGAKRWIGNATFSDWVVIYAKDVADNQVKAFLVDTTLPGYSASKIENKISLRTVQNADIVLDNVVVPDFFKLANGNSFRDTNKVLKVTRLAVAWQAVGLQMAAFDVARSYAVERQQFGRPLAAFQLVQNQLVQILGNTVASMGMMVRLAQLEDAGVAKDEQSALAKAFATARMRESVALGRSILGGNGIVTDYGMAKIFSDAEAIYSYEGTHEINTLVTGRAITGVSAIV; encoded by the coding sequence ATGTCCAACGCTGCATTCGACGCCGCCAATCTTCCGTATGCCGACGGCGACTTCTACGCCTTTGAGCAGATGCTGACAGGAAAAGAGCAGGACCGGTTGGCTGAGGTCCGGGAGTTTCTTGCCCGCGAGGTCAAGCCCATCGCCGTGGACTGCTGGAACCGTGGCGAGTTCCCCATGGACCTCATTCCCAAGCTCGGTGAACTGGACCTGGTCAGTCCTGTCCGCCGGCAGGGGTACTCCAACCTTTTCGCCGGCATGCTCCACGCTGAAGTGACCCGGGCGGACGCATCCATTGCCACTTTCATGGGCGTGCACGACGGCCTCTTCACAGGGTCCATCGAGGCCCTTGCCTCCCAGGAGCAGAAGGATGCCTGGCTTCCGGAGATCTACTCGCTGAAGAAAATCGGCGCCTTTGGCCTGACGGAGCCCCTGGGTGGCTCCGATGTTGCCGGCGGCACCCGCACCACAGCCAGGCGCGATGGCGACAACTGGATCCTCAACGGAGCCAAGCGCTGGATCGGCAACGCCACCTTCTCCGACTGGGTAGTCATTTACGCCAAGGACGTTGCGGACAACCAGGTCAAGGCCTTCCTGGTGGACACCACCCTCCCCGGCTACTCTGCCAGCAAGATCGAGAACAAGATCTCCCTGCGTACGGTCCAGAACGCAGACATCGTCCTGGACAATGTGGTGGTTCCGGACTTCTTCAAACTGGCCAACGGCAACAGTTTCCGTGACACCAACAAGGTGCTCAAAGTCACCCGCCTGGCTGTGGCGTGGCAGGCGGTTGGGCTTCAGATGGCAGCTTTTGACGTCGCCCGCAGCTACGCGGTGGAGCGTCAGCAGTTCGGGCGGCCGTTGGCGGCCTTCCAGCTGGTGCAGAACCAGTTGGTCCAAATCCTCGGAAACACCGTGGCATCCATGGGCATGATGGTGCGCCTGGCCCAGCTTGAAGATGCAGGAGTGGCCAAGGATGAGCAGTCGGCGTTGGCGAAGGCCTTTGCAACGGCTCGCATGAGGGAAAGTGTTGCCCTGGGTCGCAGCATCCTGGGCGGCAACGGGATCGTTACGGACTACGGCATGGCCAAGATCTTCTCCGACGCGGAGGCCATTTACTCCTATGAAGGCACGCACGAGATCAACACCCTGGTCACCGGCCGTGCCATCACGGGCGTCTCGGCCATCGTCTAG
- a CDS encoding M23 family metallopeptidase, which yields MTIAKSLMALLAALAIAAGTLGAAAPAEPVPGTPDPTGARWSRPLSPKPAVLRIFDPPDKPWLSGHRGVDLGPAADGGKVTAPSDGVVTFAGVVVDRPVLTIDHGDGLKSSFEPVASDLKPGDAVRKGQVIGTLEPGHCGAAACLHWGVRQGADYLNPLDFVEDMRPSVLLPLY from the coding sequence ATGACGATTGCGAAGTCCTTGATGGCCCTGCTGGCGGCGCTGGCGATTGCGGCAGGCACACTTGGCGCTGCTGCTCCGGCCGAGCCAGTTCCAGGCACGCCCGATCCGACCGGCGCCCGGTGGAGTCGGCCGCTCTCCCCCAAGCCTGCCGTGCTGCGGATCTTCGACCCGCCGGACAAACCATGGCTGAGTGGTCACCGCGGCGTGGATTTAGGACCAGCGGCCGACGGCGGAAAGGTCACCGCGCCTTCGGATGGAGTGGTGACCTTTGCCGGCGTCGTGGTTGATAGACCGGTACTGACCATCGATCACGGCGACGGTCTGAAGAGCAGCTTCGAACCCGTGGCCAGTGACCTCAAACCCGGAGACGCCGTCCGCAAAGGCCAGGTCATTGGCACCCTGGAGCCCGGTCATTGCGGTGCCGCGGCCTGCCTGCATTGGGGCGTTCGCCAAGGAGCCGATTACCTCAACCCGCTGGACTTCGTCGAGGACATGCGCCCGTCGGTCCTGCTGCCGTTGTACTGA
- the rpsB gene encoding 30S ribosomal protein S2: protein MPVVTMRQLLDSGVHFGHQTRRWNPKMKRFIFTERNGIYIIDLQQSLSYIDRAYEFVKATVAHGGTVLFVGTKKQAQEAIAEQATRVGQPYVNQRWLGGMLTNFQTVAKRIQRMKELEEINFDDVAGSAYTKKELLLLKRELTKLESNLGGIRNLTKAPSVLWVVDTKKEHLAVDEAKKLNIPVVAILDTNCDPDEVDFPIPGNDDAIRSVNLLTRVVADAVAEGLIARNQRATGTTEAPEEPLAEWERELLEGSKAEEAAATEAPAAEAPAAEAAAGEAEAAK from the coding sequence ATGCCCGTCGTAACTATGCGCCAGCTGCTTGACAGCGGCGTCCACTTTGGACACCAGACCCGTCGTTGGAACCCGAAGATGAAGCGCTTCATCTTCACGGAGCGTAACGGCATCTACATCATTGACCTCCAGCAGTCGCTGTCCTACATCGACCGCGCCTACGAGTTCGTCAAGGCTACTGTCGCCCACGGCGGCACCGTCCTGTTCGTTGGCACCAAGAAGCAGGCTCAGGAAGCAATTGCCGAGCAGGCTACCCGCGTTGGCCAGCCGTACGTCAACCAGCGTTGGTTGGGCGGTATGCTCACCAACTTCCAGACCGTCGCCAAGCGCATCCAGCGCATGAAGGAACTCGAAGAGATCAACTTCGACGACGTCGCAGGCTCGGCTTACACCAAGAAGGAGCTCCTGCTCCTCAAGCGCGAACTCACCAAGCTTGAGTCCAACCTCGGTGGTATCCGCAACCTGACCAAGGCTCCCTCGGTTCTGTGGGTTGTTGACACCAAGAAGGAACACCTTGCTGTTGACGAAGCCAAGAAGCTCAACATCCCCGTTGTCGCCATCCTTGACACCAACTGCGATCCTGACGAAGTTGACTTCCCGATTCCGGGTAACGACGACGCCATCCGCTCCGTCAACCTGCTGACCCGCGTTGTTGCCGACGCCGTAGCTGAGGGCCTCATCGCCCGTAACCAGCGCGCAACGGGCACCACCGAAGCTCCTGAAGAGCCGCTGGCTGAGTGGGAGCGCGAGCTCCTCGAAGGCAGCAAGGCCGAAGAAGCAGCAGCAACCGAGGCTCCGGCAGCTGAGGCTCCCGCAGCTGAAGCTGCAGCCGGCGAAGCCGAAGCAGCCAAGTAA
- the tsf gene encoding translation elongation factor Ts, with product MANYTAADIKALRERTGAGMMDVKKALDEANGDAEKAIEIIRIKGLKGATKREGRSTAEGLVAAKVNGGVGVMIEVNCETDFVAKADKFIQLADKVLNVAVESGAADLETLLATEVDGKPLSEVVVEEGAVLGEKVVVRRISRVEGTTVDAYLHKTSKDLPAQVGVLFAVDGEGEAAATAAHDIAVHVAAMAPNYLTRDDVPAELVESERRIAEETAKAEGKPEAALSKIVEGRVTGFYKGEVLVDQAFAKDSKKTVAQVLEEAGVKATAVTRFRVGN from the coding sequence ATGGCGAACTACACTGCTGCTGACATCAAGGCCCTGCGCGAGCGCACCGGCGCCGGCATGATGGACGTCAAGAAGGCTCTTGACGAAGCCAACGGTGACGCCGAGAAGGCCATCGAGATCATCCGCATCAAGGGCCTCAAGGGTGCTACCAAGCGCGAAGGCCGTTCCACTGCCGAGGGCCTGGTTGCTGCCAAGGTCAACGGCGGCGTTGGCGTAATGATCGAGGTCAACTGCGAAACCGACTTCGTTGCCAAGGCTGACAAGTTCATCCAGCTGGCCGACAAGGTCCTCAACGTTGCAGTCGAGTCCGGCGCAGCCGACCTCGAGACCCTGCTGGCTACCGAGGTTGACGGCAAGCCGTTGTCCGAGGTTGTTGTCGAAGAGGGCGCTGTCCTCGGCGAAAAGGTTGTTGTCCGCCGTATCTCCCGCGTTGAGGGCACCACGGTTGACGCTTACCTGCACAAGACGTCCAAGGACCTTCCGGCCCAGGTCGGCGTCCTGTTCGCTGTTGACGGTGAAGGCGAAGCCGCTGCCACCGCCGCGCACGACATCGCTGTCCACGTTGCAGCCATGGCTCCGAACTACCTGACCCGCGACGACGTTCCGGCCGAACTGGTCGAGTCCGAGCGACGCATCGCCGAAGAGACCGCCAAGGCTGAAGGCAAGCCCGAAGCTGCTCTTTCGAAGATCGTGGAAGGCCGCGTGACGGGCTTCTACAAGGGTGAAGTTCTGGTTGACCAGGCATTCGCCAAGGACTCCAAGAAGACTGTTGCACAGGTCCTCGAAGAGGCCGGCGTCAAGGCAACTGCAGTAACCCGTTTCCGCGTAGGAAACTAG
- the pyrH gene encoding UMP kinase — protein sequence METVNTAIQPEKTRRRVLLKLSGEVIGGGKLGVDPETVRAIAKQIAAAVSDVEVAIVVGGGNFFRGAELSQSGMDRSRADYMGMLGTVMNCLALQDFLEQAGVETRVQSAITMGQVAEAYIPRRAIRHMEKGRVVIFGAGAGLPYFSTDTVAAQRALEVHADVVLMAKSGVDGVYTADPKKDPEAEKLDVLSYDDALRRDIRVMDQTAMTMCKDNNLSMVVFGMEGEGNVTRAILGETLGTLVTP from the coding sequence ATGGAAACCGTCAACACTGCAATCCAGCCCGAGAAGACCCGCCGACGTGTACTTCTGAAACTTTCCGGTGAGGTCATCGGCGGAGGCAAGCTCGGCGTCGATCCTGAAACCGTCAGGGCCATCGCCAAGCAGATCGCGGCAGCTGTCTCCGACGTCGAGGTTGCGATCGTCGTGGGCGGCGGCAACTTCTTCCGCGGCGCAGAACTGTCCCAGAGCGGCATGGACCGCTCCCGCGCCGACTACATGGGAATGCTCGGCACGGTCATGAACTGCCTGGCCCTGCAGGATTTCCTGGAGCAGGCCGGCGTTGAAACCCGGGTCCAGAGCGCCATCACCATGGGCCAGGTCGCCGAGGCCTACATTCCCCGCCGCGCCATCCGGCACATGGAGAAGGGCCGCGTGGTCATCTTCGGTGCAGGCGCCGGACTGCCCTACTTCTCCACTGACACCGTGGCAGCCCAGCGTGCCCTGGAAGTCCACGCGGATGTTGTCCTCATGGCCAAGAGCGGCGTGGATGGCGTGTACACCGCCGATCCCAAGAAGGATCCGGAAGCTGAGAAGCTCGATGTCCTGAGCTACGACGACGCCCTGCGCCGGGACATCCGCGTCATGGACCAAACGGCCATGACCATGTGCAAGGACAACAATCTTTCCATGGTGGTCTTCGGCATGGAAGGCGAGGGCAACGTTACCCGTGCCATCCTGGGCGAAACGCTCGGAACCCTGGTTACTCCCTAG
- the frr gene encoding ribosome recycling factor, translating into MIEETLLEAGEKMDKAVEVAKDDFATIRTGRANPGLYNKVIVEYYGTPTPLQQLASFGVPDARTILITPYDKTALRDIEKALSDSEVGANPSNDGNVIRVTIPELTKERRKEYVKIVKGKGEDAKVSIRSIRRKAKDTLDKLVKDGEAGEDEGARAEKELDALTKQHVDSIDELLKRKEAELLEV; encoded by the coding sequence GTGATCGAAGAGACCTTGCTCGAAGCCGGCGAGAAGATGGACAAGGCGGTTGAGGTAGCCAAGGACGATTTCGCCACGATCCGTACGGGTCGGGCGAACCCCGGTCTCTACAACAAGGTGATCGTCGAGTACTACGGCACGCCCACGCCGCTCCAGCAGCTGGCGTCCTTCGGTGTTCCTGACGCCCGGACCATCCTCATCACGCCCTACGACAAGACCGCCCTGCGCGACATCGAGAAGGCCTTGAGCGATTCCGAGGTCGGCGCCAACCCCTCGAACGACGGCAACGTCATCCGCGTAACCATCCCGGAGCTCACCAAAGAGCGCCGCAAGGAGTACGTCAAGATCGTCAAGGGCAAGGGTGAAGACGCCAAGGTCTCCATCCGCAGCATCCGCCGCAAGGCAAAGGACACGCTGGACAAGCTGGTCAAGGACGGCGAAGCCGGCGAAGATGAGGGTGCCCGCGCTGAGAAGGAGCTCGACGCCCTGACCAAGCAGCACGTTGACAGCATCGACGAGCTGCTTAAGCGCAAGGAAGCCGAGCTGCTCGAGGTCTGA
- a CDS encoding phosphatidate cytidylyltransferase, with translation MNQAEPAPTGRVPTRDTPHRTRRVRTNPTPKAGRNLPAAIGVGLSMLLAVLGGLLFLPLGFVLLTTAFAVLGVWEVFRALEAQGTRMPIIPVMVGSLVMPVSAYFGGLEGLLFTMTASSVAVLLWRSIESAAGAPRSVFAGVFTLAWIPFLISFASLSLHTSSGPTPVGFWPDGIPDGAWQIASMLLLVVSNDTFGYIVGASFGKHPMAPKISPKKSWEGFAGSVGGAMLIGVLACIFILDKPWWVGLVLAIGMVAAATAGDLAESMVKRELGVKDMSSILPGHGGVMDRLDSIVFAAPVAYVLFALLSGV, from the coding sequence ATGAACCAGGCTGAGCCGGCGCCCACTGGACGGGTCCCGACACGCGATACCCCGCACCGCACCAGGCGCGTCCGGACGAACCCCACGCCCAAGGCGGGGCGTAATCTTCCGGCGGCCATCGGCGTCGGGCTTTCCATGCTTTTGGCGGTTTTGGGCGGATTGCTTTTCCTCCCGTTGGGATTCGTCCTGCTCACCACAGCATTTGCGGTGTTGGGGGTATGGGAAGTTTTCCGGGCCCTCGAAGCCCAAGGCACCAGGATGCCGATCATCCCCGTGATGGTCGGCAGCCTGGTGATGCCGGTATCGGCCTATTTTGGCGGCCTTGAAGGCCTGCTGTTCACCATGACGGCCAGTTCCGTTGCCGTCCTGCTGTGGCGGTCCATCGAGAGTGCCGCCGGAGCTCCGAGGAGTGTCTTCGCCGGGGTATTCACTTTGGCGTGGATTCCTTTCCTCATCAGCTTCGCGTCCCTGTCCCTGCACACCAGCAGCGGTCCGACTCCCGTCGGCTTTTGGCCGGACGGGATTCCCGACGGCGCCTGGCAGATCGCTTCCATGCTGTTGTTGGTGGTTTCCAATGACACGTTCGGGTACATCGTGGGGGCCTCGTTCGGGAAGCACCCGATGGCTCCAAAGATCAGCCCCAAGAAGTCCTGGGAGGGTTTCGCCGGATCAGTGGGCGGTGCCATGCTGATTGGGGTCCTGGCATGCATTTTCATCCTCGATAAGCCTTGGTGGGTGGGCTTGGTGCTGGCTATTGGCATGGTGGCGGCAGCTACCGCCGGTGATCTCGCCGAGTCCATGGTCAAACGGGAACTGGGTGTCAAGGACATGAGCAGCATCCTCCCCGGCCATGGTGGTGTGATGGACCGCTTGGACTCCATTGTGTTCGCGGCCCCTGTAGCCTATGTTCTGTTCGCGCTGCTCAGCGGCGTCTGA